Proteins encoded by one window of Anopheles maculipalpis chromosome 2RL, idAnoMacuDA_375_x, whole genome shotgun sequence:
- the LOC126568062 gene encoding uncharacterized protein LOC126568062 translates to MMVHCTMRTLYGYGVMLSVVILVVLDGSAATIDNATGAVRENSLSSVPAIVIEPSSVAPEATELDTGRMSSTSTIATDTITTTITSTIVSSTEVAPTTTSSISTNNEATRTVTTTTTASIPTTEVSSVEPNHQPRSTSADDFPPNCSEFSAAPIHLMYSEKARIRKCCPPGQMIQPRDNFQYECVPGSRELQIETIEAQFYGNNECVEVSGEQVVLPIESQDLCESDPNALMYSADQGDELFVLQNGSLLVLELGSLVSVFDSYCVEMTSDAQLLAKVCEHMRIDRVGVLEFFMLFGSLLSVLALLFTALCYSFVPKLKDTFGYLIAVHAGTFAIGTIFFGLARCGGRCIDQGHVDFTDMVSNALLGSSIFAFFLMNVYNAMYVAYYIPNGLEYENKNKLDMYAFLAVLYCITLIPLFLFPKGGLICIVFLYFGAIVVAHILSSYYTRRLTSGIYLQISGQTKINQTRLNDINGQRCLCLMETVAALAFWIVLAGLILSNSMTGWARIVAVYCIVVQGLVIGVLFVAGQQRWIILRECWSNSGSVDLRAVENGVEMKTFAKPRALVEETEDGA, encoded by the exons ATGATGGTACACTGCACCATGCGGACGTTGTACGGGTACGGTGTGATGTTGTCGGTGGTAATACTGGTGGTGCTAGATGGAAGTGCAGCTACGATAGATAACGCCACGGGTGCGGTTCGCGAGAACTCGCTATCGAGTGTGCCTGCGATAGTGATTGAGCCATCGAGCGTTGCACCTGAAGCTACCGAGCTAGATACCGGCCGCATGTCGTCTACTTCAACGATTGCAACAGACacgatcaccaccaccatcaccagcacAATTGTCAGCTCAACGGAAGTAGCACCAACAACGACGTCATCAATATCTACCAATAATGAGGCCACGCGGACCGtgacgacaacaacgacggccTCGATACCAACAACGGAGGTTAGCTCGGTTGAGCCGAATCATCAACCACGCTCCACCTCAGCCGATGACTTTCCACCGAATTGTTCGGAATTCAGC GCCGCTCCCATCCATCTGATGTACAGCGAGAAGGCACGCATCCGCAAGTGTTGCCCACCGGGCCAGATGATACAACCGCGCGACAACTTCCAGTACGAGTGTGTCCCCGGCAGCCGCGAGCTACAGATCGAAACGATCGAGGCACAATTCTACGGCAACAATGAATGCGTGGAGGTGTCCGGCGAGCAGGTTGTGCTGCCGATCGAATCACAAGATCTGTGCGAAAGTGATCCGAATGCGCTGATGTACAGTGCGGATCAGGGCGACGAGCTGTTTGTGCTGCAGAATGGATCACTGTTGGTGCTGGAGCTCGGATCGCTCGTATCGGTGTTCGATAGTTACTGTGTGGAGATGACAAGCGATGCCCAGCTATTGGCGAAGGTGTGCGAACACATGCGAATCGATCGTGTTGGGGTGCTGGAGTTTTTCATGCTGTTCGGTTCGCTGCTCTCGGTGCTGGCCCTGCTATTTACCGCACTGTGCTACTCGTTTGTGCCAAAGTTGAAAGATACCTTTGGATATCTTATCGCGGTGCATGCTGGCACGTTTGCCATTGGGACGATATTTTTTGGACTAGCCCGGTGTGGTGGTCGGTGTATCGATCAGGGACATGTCG ATTTCACCGATATGGTATCGAACGCACTGCTTGGTAGCTCGATTTTTGCCTTCTTCCTGATGAACGTATACAACGCAATGTACGTGGCGTACTACATACCGAATGGGCTGGAATATGAGAACAAGAACAAGCTCGACATGTATGCGTTCCTGGCGGTGCTGTACTGCATTACCTTAATACCACTATTTCTATTCCCCAAGG gTGGTCTGATATGCATCGTGTTTTTGTACTTTGGCGCCATTGTAGTCGCACATATCTTATCGTCATACTACACGCGAAGGCTCACCTCGGGCATATACCTACAAATAAGTGGTCAAACGAAGATTAATCAAACCCGGCTGAACGACATCAATGGACA GAGATGCCTCTGCCTGATGGAGACGGTGGCCGCCCTTGCTTTTTGGATCGTTTTGGCCGGTTTAATACTCTCCAACAGTATGACCGGCTGGGCACGGATCGTCGCCGTGTACTGTATCGTGGTGCAAGGTTTAGTTATCGGAGTGCTGTTTGTGGCCGGCCAACAGCGGTGGATCATTCTGCGGGAGTGCTGGAGCAACTCGGGCTCGGTCGATTTGCGTGCCGTGGAGAATGGGGTGGAGATGAAAACGTTCGCAAAACCACGTGCACTAGTAGAGGAAACGGAGGACGGCGCGTAG
- the LOC126568691 gene encoding probable G-protein coupled receptor Mth-like 14 produces MGSVARTVWLVVVCGVLTVASAREASGQGESTYEEYDDESPYQGGYREEAYSDSLEDFAVHEDVLDPITDDDISYSGYDYEEALEDDGASSVRSIVAAPVTIALAVPQVSQRIGNDSDSEMDGKLSTLLDDGGSSTALPIERVGTGVLDTTTTTLAPLEERTCRGREKLSTQPTFVSRDLSVIRKCCPKGESLTNEYSHYVSCRPNAPSTRLPPAIVAQFYQDCIEDLEEDIELDVRFGNPCPSEGAMVTFGERTNDTLYIIQNGSLLVIYSINDYDVYDTYCLDYDREDGTLLGYVCPSEVRIMVDLVKGQLFLLTICLIVAIPGLLVTALLYIIIPQLHDLHGRALALNCVNFAIALLLECFFQYRNRGKRMLMDDMVLENYAEYFILATFFWLLVNCANNCFHAWYYVPKGKKFNIREENQRFAVYAVFAQLIPLLIVLGYSTTPSGMPAIKHYLFIPIGVTLGLGFICLLVTLVGLQRLKESYYHCHEVRYRLWVEGRTDEVCKFVPVSGRKVNKVIYMSKYTVPLFFVMGIIWTVMAVTYYSTYELPIFYDILFGFQGILIFIIFVCMPRPWDTIKRWFVSENYCVWMCASDQVDQQTVEQQAPMRRQFVPVQEAIACRGVNGAAYIPAPKQLNRNKNPFTYLQEL; encoded by the exons ATGGGCAGTGTAGCAAGGACGGTGTGGTTGGTGGTCGTGTGTGGTGTGCTAACCGTGGCAAGTGCCCGCGAGGCCAGTGGGCAAGGTGAGTCCACGTACGAAGAATACGATGACGAGAGCCCGTACCAGGGCGGCTACCGGGAGGAGGCGTACTCGGACAGCCTGGAGGACTTTGCCGTCCACGAGGATGTGCTCGATCCGATCACTGACGATGACATTTCTTACTCAGGATACGATTACGAGGAAGCGCTGGAAGACGATGGTGCATCGTCGGTGCGTTCCATAGTGGCCGCACCCGTTACGATCGCTTTGGCCGTGCCACAAGTGAGCCAACGAATCGGGAACGATTCGGATAGTGAAATGGATGGAAAGCTGTCCACCTTGCTGGACGATGGTGGGTCGAGTACGGCACTCCCCATTGAACGGGTGGGGACGGGTGTGCTTGatacaacaaccaccaccctAGCACCTTTGGAGGAACGTACCTGCCGGGGCCGTGAG AAACTATCAACCCAACCGACGTTTGTTAGCCGCGATCTGAGCGTGATCAGAAAGTGTTGCCCGAAAGGTGAAAGCCTGACAAACGAATATTCCCACTACGTGTCCTGTAGGCCGAACGCACCGAGCACCAGACTACCACCGGCGATAGTGGCCCAGTTCTATCAGGACTGCATCGAAGACCTGGAGGAGGACATTGAGCTGGATGTGCGGTTCGGCAATCCTTGCCCGAGCGAGGGCGCAATGGTGACGTTTGGGGAGCGCACGAATGATACGCTGTACATTATACAGAATGGGTCGCTGTTGGTGATCTACAGCATCAACGATTATGATGTGTACGATACGTACTGTTTGGATTATGATCGTGAGGATGGCACGTTGCTCGGGTACGTGTGTCCGTCGGAGGTGCGCATAATGGTGGATCTGGTCAAGGGTCAGCTGTTTTTGCTCACCATCTGTCTGATCGTGGCCATCCCCGGGTTGCTCGTCACGGCGCTACTGTACATCATCATACCCCAGCTGCACGATCTGCACGGGCGTGCGCTAGCGCTGAACTGTGTCAACTTTGCGATTGCACTGCTGCTGGAATGCTTCTTCCAGTACCGTAACCGGGGCAAACGGATGCTGATGGATGATATGGTGTTGGAAAATTACGCCGAGTACTTCATACTGGCCACATTCTTCTGGCTGTTGGTGAACTGTGCGAACAATTGTTTCCATGCCTG GTATTATGTGCCAAAGGGCAAGAAATTTAACATTCGGGAAGAAAATCAACGTTTCGCAGTGTACGCAGTTTTTGCCCAGCTCATCCCGCTGCTGATTGTATTGGGCTACTCGACGACACCCTCAG GAATGCCCGCGATTAAGCATTATCtcttcatcccgatcggtgtGACGTTGGGTTTGGGTTTCATATGTTTGCTGGTAACTTTAGTTGGGTTACAGCGGTTGAAGGAGAGTTATTACCACTGTCACGAGGTACGGTACCGCCTATGGGTGGAAGGGCGTACAGATGAGGTGTGCAAATTTGTACCAGTTTCTGGGCGCAAAGTGAACAAAGTTATCTACAT GTCCAAGTACACGGTACCGCTGTTTTTTGTAATGGGCATCATCTGGACCGTAATGGCGGTGACGTACTACTCCACGTACGAGCTGCCCATCTTCTACGACATTTTGTTTGGCTTCCAGGGTATCCTGATTTTCATCATCTTCGTCTGCATGCCGCGTCCGTGGGATACGATCAAGAGGTGGTTTGTCAGCGAAAACTACTGCGTGTGGATGTGCGCTAGCGATCAGGTCGATCAGCAAACGGTTGAGCAACAGGCACCAATGAGGCGACAGTTCGTACCGGTACAGGAGGCCATTGCATGCCGTGGCGTAAACGGTGCTGCCTACATCCCTGCACCGAAGCAGCTTAATCGTAACAAAAATCCTTTCACCTATCTGCAGGAACTTTAG